DNA from Drosophila suzukii chromosome 2R, CBGP_Dsuzu_IsoJpt1.0, whole genome shotgun sequence:
tacggcaaagaaaaaaattttcgGATTAAGAATAAGTTTGTCAGAAATAGGTACTTGATAAAAACATTTCTAGGAACCGCTTTTTTTTCAAGTCAATTTGATAAAAATTTGACGATTCATTCATATGAAAAGTCGATATGACTAGTCATTCACTAATTCTGGAAATATCTACATTTTAAATCAGGTTTTTGCGGCAATTCTACTTTAGTTACTTCATAGACTGAGGTATGGGGTCTGTTTCGTAATGAGAGGTTGTCAGATTTATGGCTGAAATATTTTGTGCTATTTATTTGACCGCTGCTGTCCACCCAATTTAGTATATTGCCGATGTCAACGCCACGCGCAACTTGGTCATGTGATGATTTGCTGATCTCTGATCTGCGTACTTACCAGCTTCGTGTCGATGGGGAGCTTGCGGTACTCGTTGTAGGCGTTCTTCATCTCCTCGTAGGTCATGAACTGAATGGCTCCGTGGGAGACGCCCAGCATGCCGGGCACAAAGCCGCGGTACAGGCCCCGCACTCCCTCCTCCTTGTAGATCTGGCCCAGGGCGTGGATCATGCCCTTGTACTCGGCACTGCTCGCGGCATCGCACTGCAGGCAAAGACGCGTCTTCACCACCCAGATGGGGTTGGTCAGCAGGAGGGTGAGAGCTCCGGACTCCGCAGCGGCCAGCATGTGCATCGCGGGACCCAGTGGCATGGTGGTGTTGCCTCCCTGGATGAACGTCTTGATGGTGTTATAGCTAAAAAAGATATTTCCAATGTTGTTTATTATTGTTATCTCTGTTTATACGCACAGCGGAGTACTCACAACATGAAGTACAGGCCCCAGGAGGAGCCCGATCCCCAGACATTGGGGGTGACGCCCTTGTAGAGTCCACGGAAGCCCTCCTGCCGGAAAATGGTGGTAAAGGCGCTGCCCAAACCCCGGTATTGCGGCACGGTCGCTGTCCGGCCATCGTTGACTGCAAGTGGAGAAGATATCACGCTCGTTAGTGATAAAAACGTCTAGACATTTTGGCCTTGGGGCTGGCACGTTTATGGATACTGGCACTAAAGGGTCTGCGTCAGGAAATACGTCACTTTCTGAGTATTACTCTGCACCTAGGCAACTGTACGTCTGCGGGAAAATCAGCTGTTGACTCCAAAAAGCCCAGGCCCGTGGCCAAAGTTGTTTTCGCCGAAAACAGATAGATAGCGTTAATTGCCAGCGGATGCGATAAGCGGGGAGTGTCGGAATCGAGCACTCTACTTGTTTTCGCGTCCATTAGCAGCTACCAAGCTATTTATACGGGACTACATATTCTATATGAGTAGGGCAATCATAAGATCTGGCCtgacaacagcaacagccaGAAGAAAGGGGCTCGTCTTTGCTGCTGGACTATTTTTAGCTGCCCCACGGCTGACCTTGAAACGGGACTGGACAGTCCAACTAGCCGCTGCACTGGGGGGGATTAAGATGAACCACATTGGTTTTGGGCAGGGGCAGAAGCACAGTAATGAGTTTTTCGACATGCACTCGATATAGTCGCTGCGATAAGGTCGCAAGTGCTGAATCAGCCAACTTCCCGCTTGGCAACAGTGCAAACTCGTTTTCAGCCATTGGATCGATCGGATCTGGCGCTTGTGCCACATAAACCGGACAGTTGCCGCTGAAAGTTGCCGTTAACAAAGCCAACCCAATGTACAGTCAAGTCAAGTGGTCACGTGATTCAAAACGAGCAAGAGCAGAAAAGCAAAAGCAAGACAAACGGGTTTCGTTTGGCCAAAATGCGTCATCGCTAAAAAGGCCTTGCGCAAGTCAATAGAAAACAGCTGTTGCCAAATCGAGTACCCACAAGATTGAAGGAGGTTCCCAGCGGGTAACCACATCATACCTTAGGGTCCCTTACCATCCCACCTTGGGTTCGCTTTATCAGCTTACAAAATTCGCATGGTGTGACTTTAATTCACATAAACAACTTGGCCTGTTATTGTTTACATATCATTTTTCTGGTGAATTTACATATTGACTCTACTGCTTTGGCGATTTTAGCGCTGAGCCGGGCAAACTGGACGgcaataatatttaataaacaaGAAACCCGCTccgtttgttgttgttttggtCTTTCGAAGCAGACTATACGGAAATGTTGTTCACGTATTTTGCGCGTGAAGCGCATTCGAGGCCAAACATAAGTATGATTCAGATCCTGATTCAGTACAATAATATAGTTTTTAGCAAATGGCACATAAACAGCCGATTAATAAATGCCCGTATCATATCTGTATATCAAAGGTTGATGGCCAATATTGATCTTTGTACCAGGCGGTAAAAGTAAAAGCGAGTAAACAATGCGAACTGCTGTTAGCCAGTTTCCTGCCCACAATTTCCAGATTAGACTAATTTGAGTGTTTTGAGCCAATTGTCAACAAACTCATAAATTCGTTCTATCTATCACATAATGAGAACTAAGTTCACGTGCCCGTGGCCCCAATCTAGAATTGTTTATGTGTGAAAACTCGAGCGTCACTTCTCGAACACGCATGCTTCTCAAATTTTCCATGGGGAAAAAGAATAAGAATGAGTGTAGCTTCTCGGATACGCAAGCGTCTCAAATTTTCCATGGAAAATTTGTAAAGCAATGCGCAAACACAACGCGAGCAGCGAATAAAGTGCAATAATAATCTGTAGCCAGACTGGCGGCATTTTCCTCGGCACGTGCCGGGGGCTCTTCAATACACTACACACTGCAAAGCTATTGAGTAAGTTTAACACTGACTATACAGTTTTTCTTATCATTCTACAGCTTTCTATTATGTCTGAATTCTATTTTAGCAACAGCTTAAAATAGCAAAAAATATTGTGATGATTAAAGTGGGAAAACAAAGTGTTATGCAAAGACCAGGAATATTTGCAAgctattataataataatattgaattgTGTTCTAATAACTTAAGATCTTTTGAAAAATGTAAGTACTTAGCGTGGACTGTAAgataaaataatatgaaaagTAAAGAACACAATAAATTAACCCTTTCAtaatttgaaataaaatattgaacCCATTGCTTCACTTTTCTACTAATTTACCTATACTATGTACTATATATAATAGGTATaggtaaaaaagaaaatgctGTTCCTAGGGCACATAAACAGCTTTTTCCCCCGTGTAGAGTGGAATTCCCTGGGCGGATGGATGACTCACCTGCGAATCGAATCTTGATCAGATCCAGGGGGTGTAGGATGAGTGTGGACGCCACTCCGCCGGAAACTCCGGCCACCATATGCTCGTACTTCACATGGGCGAATACGTTGAATTTCTTGGGACTGCCCGTCGATGGTGCTTTAATCGGATTCATTGTGCGATTTCTTCTTGGTTTCTTGTGCGCTTCTTCTGTATTATTGTTGCTATCGCAGGGCTTACTCGCAGCCCTAGGTGAAATTCACTTGTGCTATCGTGAATTATGCTAAATCTACGTGCTATTTACACTCTTTGGCTTGGGGGTTTGTTGATAAACGGGCGCAAATCAAAGGAAATCGCTCGCCGAATTTATCTTGTTGCTAGGCGCacagttgttgttgttgtcgctgctgctgctgctgtttttgttgctgccgctgctaCAGTTGGAACATTTCTGCCTTTGCTTTGTTGTTGCCCAGCTCATATTTTCACTCGTTTGTTGTTGGTGGACCAGACTTATTGATTAGCAAACTTCT
Protein-coding regions in this window:
- the LOC108009968 gene encoding solute carrier family 25 member 32, producing MNPIKAPSTGSPKKFNVFAHVKYEHMVAGVSGGVASTLILHPLDLIKIRFAVNDGRTATVPQYRGLGSAFTTIFRQEGFRGLYKGVTPNVWGSGSSWGLYFMFYNTIKTFIQGGNTTMPLGPAMHMLAAAESGALTLLLTNPIWVVKTRLCLQCDAASSAEYKGMIHALGQIYKEEGVRGLYRGFVPGMLGVSHGAIQFMTYEEMKNAYNEYRKLPIDTKLATTEYLAFAAVSKLIAAAATYPYQVVRARLQDHHHRYNGTWDCIKQTWSFEGFKGFYKGLQASLTRVVPACMITFLVYENVSHFLLAKRKRIEAEKEAASV
- the LOC136116554 gene encoding uncharacterized protein, coding for MSWATTKQRQKCSNCSSGSNKNSSSSSDNNNNCAPSNKINSASDFL